A window of Cryptomeria japonica chromosome 3, Sugi_1.0, whole genome shotgun sequence contains these coding sequences:
- the LOC131069574 gene encoding protein POOR HOMOLOGOUS SYNAPSIS 1 isoform X1: MAIALRESCSCTCSGNEWKVKLAQYVPRPRLCTNNTNICPFKILFKPHFPANGTWISSNSPAILVISTANSATKLHVILHGKIHEEHFISRLKFSWPQTPCQARFGSRGSRVVFACYNQESLHKGFERSKFALLFDTAFHARDFLSSVKNYGTVECSLLENDTLQADELPQAEEEIPRSMLPWDESSASQTLAIYKPQIREKFDGVPSDEANKQKQKISSTVKVDHSQKISEKKEILNQVESICLDLPPKFSSYFEESYITAHTKTDGGKMELPHNLDANLSAVEDTTEDLKAQVAACFMDPSFQDFVSKVEKVWGELDIEL; this comes from the exons ATGGCGATCGCATTGAGAGAAAGTTGTTCTTGTACTTGCAGTGGCAATGAGTGGAAAGTTAAGCTTGCTCAGTATGTTCCGCGGCCGCGTCTGTGCACAAACAACACAAACATTTGCCCTTTCAAAATTTTATTCAAACCTCACTTTCCAGCCAATGGTACATGGATTTCCTCCAACAGTCCTGCAATTCTTGTAATCTCAACCGCCAACTCTGCTACTAAACTTCACGTTATATTACACGGCAAAATTCAT GAGGAGCACTTCATTTCAAGGCTAAAGTTCTCATGGCCGCAGACACCATGCCAGGCAAGGTTCGGCAGCAGGGGAAGCAGAGTAGTCTTTGCTTGTTATAATCAAGAATCTCTGCACAAG GGTTTTGAGAGATCGAAATTCGCGCTGCTATTCGACACAGCATTTCACGCCCGCGACTTCCTCTCTTCCGTAAAG AATTACGGCACCGTTGAATGTTCATTGCTCGAGAACGATACGCTGCAAGCAGACGAACTCCCTCAAGCTGAAGAAGAAATTCCGAGAAGCATGCTACCATGGGATGAATCCTCTGCCTCACAGACTCTCGCCATATACAAACCTCAAATCAG AGAAAAATTCGACGGAGTTCCATCAGACGAAGCTAATAAACAGAAGCAGAAGATAAGTTCTACGGTAAAGGTTGATCATTCTCAAAAAATATCGGAGAAAAAGGAGATCTTAAATCAGGTAGAATCAATCTGTCTCGATCTGCCTCCAAAATTCTCTTCATACTTTGAAGAGAGCTATATCACAGCCCACACAAAGACCGATGGAG GTAAAATGGAATTGCCACATAACCTGGACGCTAATTTGTCTGCAGTGGAGGACACCACAGAAGACCTCAAAGCACAAGTAGCG GCCTGCTTCATGGATCCTTCTTTTCAAG ATTTTGTATCCAAAGTTGAAAAAGTATGGGGTGAACTTGACATTGAATTATGA
- the LOC131069574 gene encoding protein POOR HOMOLOGOUS SYNAPSIS 1 isoform X2, whose translation MAIALRESCSCTCSGNEWKVKLAQYVPRPRLCTNNTNICPFKILFKPHFPANGTWISSNSPAILVISTANSATKLHVILHGKIHTPCQARFGSRGSRVVFACYNQESLHKGFERSKFALLFDTAFHARDFLSSVKNYGTVECSLLENDTLQADELPQAEEEIPRSMLPWDESSASQTLAIYKPQIREKFDGVPSDEANKQKQKISSTVKVDHSQKISEKKEILNQVESICLDLPPKFSSYFEESYITAHTKTDGGKMELPHNLDANLSAVEDTTEDLKAQVAACFMDPSFQDFVSKVEKVWGELDIEL comes from the exons ATGGCGATCGCATTGAGAGAAAGTTGTTCTTGTACTTGCAGTGGCAATGAGTGGAAAGTTAAGCTTGCTCAGTATGTTCCGCGGCCGCGTCTGTGCACAAACAACACAAACATTTGCCCTTTCAAAATTTTATTCAAACCTCACTTTCCAGCCAATGGTACATGGATTTCCTCCAACAGTCCTGCAATTCTTGTAATCTCAACCGCCAACTCTGCTACTAAACTTCACGTTATATTACACGGCAAAATTCAT ACACCATGCCAGGCAAGGTTCGGCAGCAGGGGAAGCAGAGTAGTCTTTGCTTGTTATAATCAAGAATCTCTGCACAAG GGTTTTGAGAGATCGAAATTCGCGCTGCTATTCGACACAGCATTTCACGCCCGCGACTTCCTCTCTTCCGTAAAG AATTACGGCACCGTTGAATGTTCATTGCTCGAGAACGATACGCTGCAAGCAGACGAACTCCCTCAAGCTGAAGAAGAAATTCCGAGAAGCATGCTACCATGGGATGAATCCTCTGCCTCACAGACTCTCGCCATATACAAACCTCAAATCAG AGAAAAATTCGACGGAGTTCCATCAGACGAAGCTAATAAACAGAAGCAGAAGATAAGTTCTACGGTAAAGGTTGATCATTCTCAAAAAATATCGGAGAAAAAGGAGATCTTAAATCAGGTAGAATCAATCTGTCTCGATCTGCCTCCAAAATTCTCTTCATACTTTGAAGAGAGCTATATCACAGCCCACACAAAGACCGATGGAG GTAAAATGGAATTGCCACATAACCTGGACGCTAATTTGTCTGCAGTGGAGGACACCACAGAAGACCTCAAAGCACAAGTAGCG GCCTGCTTCATGGATCCTTCTTTTCAAG ATTTTGTATCCAAAGTTGAAAAAGTATGGGGTGAACTTGACATTGAATTATGA
- the LOC131069574 gene encoding protein POOR HOMOLOGOUS SYNAPSIS 1 isoform X3, whose translation MAIALRESCSCTCSGNEWKVKLAQYVPRPRLCTNNTNICPFKILFKPHFPANGTWISSNSPAILVISTANSATKLHVILHGKIHEEHFISRLKFSWPQTPCQARFGSRGSRVVFACYNQESLHKGFERSKFALLFDTAFHARDFLSSVKNYGTVECSLLENDTLQADELPQAEEEIPRSMLPWDESSASQTLAIYKPQIREKFDGVPSDEANKQKQKISSTVKVDHSQKISEKKEILNQVKWNCHITWTLICLQWRTPQKTSKHK comes from the exons ATGGCGATCGCATTGAGAGAAAGTTGTTCTTGTACTTGCAGTGGCAATGAGTGGAAAGTTAAGCTTGCTCAGTATGTTCCGCGGCCGCGTCTGTGCACAAACAACACAAACATTTGCCCTTTCAAAATTTTATTCAAACCTCACTTTCCAGCCAATGGTACATGGATTTCCTCCAACAGTCCTGCAATTCTTGTAATCTCAACCGCCAACTCTGCTACTAAACTTCACGTTATATTACACGGCAAAATTCAT GAGGAGCACTTCATTTCAAGGCTAAAGTTCTCATGGCCGCAGACACCATGCCAGGCAAGGTTCGGCAGCAGGGGAAGCAGAGTAGTCTTTGCTTGTTATAATCAAGAATCTCTGCACAAG GGTTTTGAGAGATCGAAATTCGCGCTGCTATTCGACACAGCATTTCACGCCCGCGACTTCCTCTCTTCCGTAAAG AATTACGGCACCGTTGAATGTTCATTGCTCGAGAACGATACGCTGCAAGCAGACGAACTCCCTCAAGCTGAAGAAGAAATTCCGAGAAGCATGCTACCATGGGATGAATCCTCTGCCTCACAGACTCTCGCCATATACAAACCTCAAATCAG AGAAAAATTCGACGGAGTTCCATCAGACGAAGCTAATAAACAGAAGCAGAAGATAAGTTCTACGGTAAAGGTTGATCATTCTCAAAAAATATCGGAGAAAAAGGAGATCTTAAATCAG GTAAAATGGAATTGCCACATAACCTGGACGCTAATTTGTCTGCAGTGGAGGACACCACAGAAGACCTCAAAGCACAAGTAG